Proteins from a genomic interval of Amycolatopsis sp. cg13:
- a CDS encoding methylated-DNA--[protein]-cysteine S-methyltransferase produces MTVVHTVIDSPEGPLTLMARDGGLAGLYIGDEQYRPPRAAFGDRDDRPFVAATRQLHEYFAGDRVEFDLPLAFSGTPFQETVWRALLQIPYGETTTYRELAESIGRPTASRAVGLANGRNPIGIVVPCHRVLGSDGSLTGYAAGVECKRRLLELERGGRFGGRLVAG; encoded by the coding sequence ATGACCGTGGTGCACACCGTCATCGACAGTCCCGAAGGTCCGCTGACCCTCATGGCCCGCGACGGCGGCCTGGCCGGCCTGTACATCGGCGACGAGCAATACCGCCCGCCACGCGCCGCCTTCGGCGACCGGGACGACCGCCCGTTCGTCGCGGCGACGCGTCAGCTGCACGAGTACTTCGCCGGTGACCGGGTCGAGTTCGACCTTCCGTTAGCTTTCAGTGGCACTCCTTTCCAAGAGACGGTGTGGCGGGCGCTACTGCAGATCCCGTACGGCGAGACGACGACCTACCGAGAGCTGGCCGAATCGATCGGCCGCCCGACGGCGTCCCGTGCGGTCGGCCTGGCGAACGGCCGGAACCCCATCGGCATCGTGGTGCCGTGCCACCGGGTGCTGGGCAGCGACGGATCGCTGACCGGCTACGCGGCTGGGGTGGAGTGCAAGCGGAGGTTGCTGGAGTTGGAGCGGGGCGGGCGGTTTGGCGGGCGGTTGGTTGCGGGGTGA